In Salvia miltiorrhiza cultivar Shanhuang (shh) chromosome 4, IMPLAD_Smil_shh, whole genome shotgun sequence, the DNA window ATATACAGAAATAACCATTGGAATTCTAAGCAAGACCatggagaaaaaataaaaataaacataaaagaGCCATGTCTATCCAATAGAGTTTATGGCTTTATGCATTAACTTTAAACATTATATATGACAATTCATTTCAGCAGAGGCAAAATAATATACTAATGCCATAAGCAAGAATGGTCACACCATAATGAGAGTATACCTGCCATCCTTGATCAATAAAAAGTTTTTCCTTCGCCAGCAAAGTTGGTGTAGCATAAAGGCTTAATAATCCGCATCCTCGACTCTGAGATGAAAAAATATCTCAATTAATTGTCACGCTATTCACAATATCTTGTGACTATACATCTCATTTTATGCAGAGAGAAAGAAATACAATATCGTCTAATGTCTGGTAAAATTAGTCCCCATGAGTATGACATTGCTAAATTCCATAAAACAGTGATAAATTCAGGGATAGACACTTCAAaataaaagaaggaaaagatAGTAGCACAATTTATAATTGAAATGAAGAACAAGATGCTGCCATGAAAATGAGTGCACGAAAGGAGTATTCATGCAATAGTCTATAAAGAAACAATGTACAAAGAGACCAGTCTGATTACAGAATCTTATCAATCAttaatgaaaaagtgaaaatttaGGGTCTCAACTCATAAGCATTTATCTaagaaaatgcagaaaattctTAGCCAATACTCTAATTCATCATATCTAATTCAAGAAtagaatttataatatttagCGTACTGGACAAAATAGAATCCATAAAGTAACAATTGAGCATCAACCATAAAATTCTTAGCCAATACTCTGATTCGTCATCTCTACTTGGTGTTGCAATGAACAAAAGGTAGCAAGCGCAAACACTTAATATTATTTCCATGGTCAAGGCTGCTCTACCTTGACCTGAAACGTCATGCACACTTCTCCTCTCACCATACTCTGAAAGTTTACCTCAACCAGTATCTCAAAGAGCTGAAACAGTCATGCTTTTCCACTGCCAATTGGAAATATGATTATAGTTATTTCCATCTCCCATTAGAACGGTATAGCCTTGTTCAACTACTTTGTAAAATGTTCAACTACTTTGTTTTTTACATAATGCAAGGATGGGATAAGAGAAAAGTTTAGTCGAACACTTGGAACTGAATTGTGAGACTTGTAGAAAACCTGAAAACTCTACAATGTCAAATTACAACTGAGTACTGTCTGCAAAATCTCGTGCTacttcaaagcagaatattggGTCAAAACTGACTGTTCAGAGCAGGCGGCTTAAGCCAAATAAATGCATAGAACATAAATCGGTTCCACCTATACAAGGGTGATTAGTATTACAAGATAATGAAACAATACCTCCAGGTTCCTTATCATCTGTTGCCCAAAAGCATCATCAGGATGTATCTGTTGGCAGGCCAAACATTTTGTCAAGCCCTTCCAGCATAATTGATCAAATAACCAAAGACAGGagaatattataaaataagaagACAGCAGAGCgagtttaatatattaaaactaaTCAAATATAGCAATGTCCAAtatttaaaaagaaagaaatctcACAACCTGCTCATATAAGAAAAATGTCGCTGTAGAAAATGTTCTAGAAGCCCATCTAACAACAGCACGGCTTGATTCTGGATCCAAGTATATAAGAACACATTCTGCAATTATAAAAGTTGGCAAACTGAAACTAGCATTAGAACTAAACAGCTGAATTTTCAGATTATCCCTATATGGTTCATGGGTAAATGAAAATAATTGTCAAAAATTATATACATACCTAGGATCCATACCAGCCAAAGAAATTATATCGTCAAGTTGCTGTATATCACGCAAGTCAACAGGGAGGAGTTTGTAGTGATCTCCAATCACTTCCCCTTTCTCTGAACAAATTCAggatttaaaatattaattaaaaaaaaattaatcagtACCAGAATTTCCACATCACACTGAAGAAAGATATGAAACAAACAAGAAGCGTGTCGTATTTAGTCGTAAAACTCAAGTTCCCTGAGTGCACAAATATAATCACATATAAAATGGATCGTATGTCCTAATAGTTGAAAGTTGGAACAATAAAGATTCACTCAAAAGAGGCCCCTTTAGCCCAACCCTCCAAAAAAGATTGCCTTAAACAATATAGTTATGAAATAAGATAATCAAACTTTAACTTCCCAGACAATACATCTCAATAATGTAAAACAACTCTAGGAGTCTCCCATATTGACCATAATCTTTGTTCACATTCTTAAGAAAGTATACAAGCGTTTTGTGGCTCCTAAACAAATAAAAGCTAACAAAGACCAGAGAATCCATGATATTGCTATCAAACTTGAGCAGGAGGTGACCGAAAAGTTTCAAAAATCATCATAGTGGAACTCAGGTTCTCAAAGCAGGACTATATTCTATTTTCAAGCAAAGCCAAAGCTAGAAGGTACCCCACACCAAAACACAGAAAACTGATAAGGGGGAAAATGAAAGCATATTGTTCATTAGTCTCATGATTTGTAGAAATATATAATGTAGTTTGCATAAAAAACTACTGGTGCAAATCTTATCAACTTTTTAGGGGACAAAAGTAGGGTAGGACTATCAGTTGTTTCTTGAAAAAATCTGAATTTTTTAAGGTCGAAGTATTGCAAAGTATCCCGATACCTTGAGAGATCAAAGCAGCTTCACCAACTTTGCCTCTCAGCTCAGTAGAGTTTTCAATGATAGCAGCTTTCTTACTTGTCACCTAATAAATGTAGCACCATGATATGAGAACAGAGAGCTGCCAGATAAAACTAAATGTTAAGAGTCTTAAGAGATTGATTTCATCTCTGTTGAAAGAAATAAAGCATCAAGGGTGGTAATTAAAACAATTCAAATCTAAAGCATGGCAGCACCTATTATTCTTCAGAGATATGCCCACTTATGTTCTACTTAGAAAGATGACGATGGGAGAGAAAGGAAGGGAAATCATGAAATCTCTACCTCCTTGAAATCTAATTCCACGTATAGATGAGGCATATTTCCTTCATCCTGTAAGAAAAGAGAAATGGTTCAATGGAAAGGTCATGGCAACTAATTGCATCTGAGATATAATGAAACTATTAACAATGAGATGCTGATGGACCACAGAACCACTAAAGCATCAGAAAGTGTACCAAGAAACACGGCAAAGACTAACCAATAGATGTGAAAAGTAAAACAAATCATATACATGAAGGATCCTTCCAAATTAATTTGTAGCAAGCAATAAATAATATCTCACATGAAAACTCAAGCACCTGCAACTGAAAAACTGTAGTATCAAAGCCAGCCCCAAGGGACAATATTTGCTTCTTGCCTTTCTCTTCCCCATTTATCTTGCAGTCAAGAAACTCATAGAGAAGCTTCCGGAGTGCTGAATAACGAGCAAAGTACCCTAATAGACAAAATTTGCAAACAAAATTATGGAAACTGAAATACAATCATCGATGTAGTAAGTTTGAAAAACTAGGCAGTTTAAGGTAAACTTTAAACCATACCACGATTTATTATAGGGGATCTCCTGACAGGCCTTTTAACAAACAGATGAACGTAGTCATCTTTCATGTATCCCTTTTTAACGCAAGACCTTGTTACAGAAATTGGATAGCATTAGCAGAGCAATTGAGTTGAGGTAGTGCTACTGCCTACTGCTATACTCATGCACAGAGACACTCAATCATGATGAAAGAATGTAAAACAAGTGACCAATGGTTTACATAAAGGAAAAAAGGGACAACAATACAATTCAATTCAGATCTACTCTCCTACTACCTAGGTGAAGTTCGGAGAGTACAGGTCGTAAGCACCAGTTAAATTATGGTGAAAGAATGTCAAACAAGTGATGAATGATGTACATGAGAGAAAAACGAGAGAAAATAATAACCTACAATTCAGCTTTATGCTCCTACTACCTTGGAGAAGTTCGGATAAAACAGATCATAATAACCAGTAAACTTACATGCATGACTACTAGGAATTAACCCTCCATATAAAACTCTGAACCCTTACCACAAAAGCCCTATAGCTTAGAGTTAGTGGTATTCCTCACCTTTATACTGTGAGTGACCAGGGGTAGATCACGAACCCCCGGCCCCTACTACATGCATGACTAATAGGAATTAACCCTCCGTACAAAATTATGAACCCTTACCAAA includes these proteins:
- the LOC131020597 gene encoding leucine carboxyl methyltransferase 1 homolog isoform X1, with protein sequence MAKPAPDWRSNRSAVQATNDDASASKLSCVKKGYMKDDYVHLFVKRPVRRSPIINRGYFARYSALRKLLYEFLDCKINGEEKGKKQILSLGAGFDTTVFQLQDEGNMPHLYVELDFKEVTSKKAAIIENSTELRGKVGEAALISQEKGEVIGDHYKLLPVDLRDIQQLDDIISLAGMDPSLPTFIIAECVLIYLDPESSRAVVRWASRTFSTATFFLYEQIHPDDAFGQQMIRNLESRGCGLLSLYATPTLLAKEKLFIDQGWQRAVAWDMLKVYSTFIDAQERRRIERLELFDEFEEWYMMQEHYCVTCAINDAMVCMPSLRGYVQRTWFPRRGACYRFPHCVHNPAPSVKIRDYFESHLDERSSELVYLFLVEFLCCVWIHLYYLCNVTEDNVLGTPHIAQSV
- the LOC131020597 gene encoding leucine carboxyl methyltransferase 1 homolog isoform X2; this translates as MAKPAPDWRSNRSAVQATNDDASASKLSCVKKGYMKDDYVHLFVKRPVRRSPIINRGYFARYSALRKLLYEFLDCKINGEEKGKKQILSLGAGFDTTVFQLQDEGNMPHLYVELDFKEVTSKKAAIIENSTELRGKVGEAALISQEKGEVIGDHYKLLPVDLRDIQQLDDIISLAGMDPSLPTFIIAECVLIYLDPESSRAVVRWASRTFSTATFFLYEQIHPDDAFGQQMIRNLESRGCGLLSLYATPTLLAKEKLFIDQGWQRAVAWDMLKVYSTFIDAQERRRIERLELFDEFEEWYMMQEHYCVTCAINDAMGMFKELGFPDEEHATGSPTASTTPLPL